The sequence CACGAGCTTCAGTACCAACGATCTTAGTAAAGCCCATGTCCTTGTATGTTTCCGCTAACAACTCGATAGTCGCTTTGTAAGCTGCTGGGTCTTCCATCAAGCTTGTTACGTCACGGAACAAAATACCCGCTTTAGGGTAATCAGGAATGCTTTTGATGCTTGCTTTGATCAGAGAGATTTTTTCTGTGTTCATAATCTTATGCACTTCATTAGGCCGCTTTCCAAACTCTGGTTAACGAATCAAACATCAACGCTTGGAATTAAGGAAAGGTACGATTGGTATTCATTGCAACGAGAGTCATAACTCTGATTGCTGAAATAATAAACGCCCGCTATACAAGCAGGCACACTGGCTCAATGGTAGTGATTTTCTTTGCTGTCAGCAACCAACTCATGGGTTGGAAGTCGCATAAACCATGTGAGAAGAATAACAAGTACACAAATTAGGAAAGCCTTGACCCAAATGATCGGGGCAAAGTAGATGGATAACGCAAAACTCAACAAGATAAAGAATACGCCGCGCGTTTTAACTTGCCTGGTGACGGCACCGTGTTGGTACCAATTGTTCAGTAAAGGACCCAGCGTTTTGTGCTCGTGCATCCACTTATGAACTTTCGGATTACTTCGCATGAAGCATGCGCTAGCAAGAAGGAGAAAAGGTGTGGTTGGAAGAACAGGTAAAACTATCCCTAGAACTGCGAGAAATATGCAAAGGCCACCAGCTATATTCAGGCTTAAAACTCGAACGCTAATTGTGGCCTCCTTGAGTCAGCTATCACCTATCGGCGATGACAGCTTAACTAGAATGTTGCGTAACCATTGAATACACGGATCAACGTAAGTGTTGCTGGTAGCAATGGAATCATTAAAAATGCGGCTAAAAATCCTAAAAAGTAGAATACATTAAACGGGTCTTGAAAGTCTTTGTTATCTGCCATGATTGCTTCTTGTTTTTGTTAGTAAAGGTAAGTATCTGGCGAACCAAACCCGCTTTGCTAAATCAACATTTAACAAAAAAGGCATAGCCACACCATTTGCGCAACTATACCTTAATCAATTATTCACAAAAACCGAGGAAATATAGGGTTAATCGGTAGACCCTTGGTGTATGTCTAAACTAAAACTCGCCGCTCCAAGCAGACTTAATGAAAGTTGGCAGCCTTGCTCAATCGGCAAGTCTCTCGTAATGAAATTCTTCTTACAGTTTTCGCCTAAGCGCTCACCTGCCGCAATATGTTGATTCATCTCACCATTCGACCAATGTCCATCTAAACCCGCTGGCAAAATAGAGATGGTACCCTCAGCAAGATTGGCAACACCAAACAAAGCATTAACGGGCGTGGCGCATTTCGAGCACTCAATACCCTTCTCTAAAATCTCCGCAATATCTTTGAGATCAACATTAAAATCTTTTCGATTTCTAATGTAATCGTGGAATAAGGCTCTCACCAGCAGCGTTGACGCTGAACTGCCATTGTCAGAAGAAGAGGAATCGACGAGGTAAAAGGCAAACTGCCCATTCATCATCCAAGCGTAATCAAACACGAGTGGCATCATCTCTGTTGATTGCAGCAGTCGGTAACTACAACACCATGAGCCTTGTCTTGTGTCTTTTTCAGGAAGCAGGGCATGCAGTAAGTCTTTTGCAGCGCTCGGGTTATCTTGTAGGTAATTAAGATGCCAATGCAGCTCTTGGTCTTCGGGGATCTCTCCTCCGTCATCCACACAGAACCATTGGCTTGAAAAATCTCGTTGGTCTGAAATATTGTCGTATGAATCTTTTAACGTATTCGCTATCGCACTTCCTAAGTGACCGTGATCCTCTAGAGGTTTTGCCAAAAAGTCTTTAATACCAAATCGCAATGCTTTCGCCACATCAGACATATCGTCGGTAGCAGACACGACGATCATAGGCAGTGACGGATATTCTAAACTGAGCTCTTCTACAAGCTCGATGCCGTCCAGGATCGGCATTGATAAGTCACACACAATTAAATCTGGTGCTGAGTCTCTAAGTTTCTGCAGAGCGTCCAGCCCATTTTCAGCCTCAACCACTTTATAACCAATCTTGTCTAAATACGCGCTGGTTATACGGCGAAAAATAGGATCATCATCAACCAACATTACGCATTTTTGGTTAATTACTTCCTGAGCCGAGGTCATTACTGGCTGACTGTGAGTTTTGTACATAATCTATAACCTCACAAAACTAAGTCGAATTATTATTGTTATCTGTTCTAAGAACTAATATAAAACTTAGTAATAAAATGCTAAATACACAAATTTGCACTCTTTACTGGTAATTCGTGACGAGGGTTGGAATACTTGTAAATAATGCAACGAGTTGACGTAACGCAAACATTGATCTCACTGTTACGTATAAATTAGATGAGATTGTAAACAAATGTGTCTGGATTTATGAAATTAGATGATTTAAACCTCTTTCGACTCGTCGTTGAAAATGGGAGCTACACCGCAACATCGCGCAAGACTATGATTCCGGTTGCGACCATTACACGACGCATCCAAGCCTTAGAAGACTCACTGAACCTGAGGCTTCTCAATAGACACGCGCGTAAACTCTCTTTAACAGAGGCTGGCGAACGTTTTTTCGATGAATGCTCTCCGCTATTGCAACGTCTGTCTTCTACTGCAGAAGAGCTCACGGACGTATGTAAAGGAGCTTCCGGTAAGATTCGTATTACGGCACCCTCCAACCTGACCAAGCGCATGATGATGCCAATGTTCAGCGACTTCATGACTCAATACCCAGATATTAATATTGAGTTGATGATGAACAACCAAGCCGATCAGCTTGATCCAACCGAGTGGGACGTGATTTTCCGCGTCGGCCCACAACGTGACTCAAGCCTAATCGCAAGAAAGATCAGTGAAGTAAAAGATATTCTTATTGCTAGCCCTGACTACTTAGCGAAAAATCCGGCACCGAGCCACGCAGAAGAACTGGCTAACCACTCTCTTCTAAAAGGCTACCCTCTGATTAAGTGGCAGCTGAGCAATTCGAATGAAGAGACGGTGGTGAATAGCGAGAAAGGCCGTTTCAATGCGAATGCGCTTAATGTGGTGAGACAAGCATGTTCTGAAGGCCTAGGTATCACCCTGATGCCTGACGTGATGATTCGTGAATACATTGAAGATGGCAGCTTAGTGCAAGTCTTAGAAGATTGGAGCGCTAACCCTCGTGATATTTACATGCTTTATAACCACAAAGACCACCTGCCAGAAAAAGTTAGATTGTTTATTGATTTTGTGATCGCGTACCACATTCATTAGATTAATCCCCAATATCAAAAACAAAAAAACCAGAGCCGATGCTCTGGTTTTTTATACTTTCAATACTAACGAAAACTAAGCGCCTTCGTTGTGTAGCTCTAGGTTTGCTAGATCCTGTTGGATCTCACGTTGAACCTTTGAGTCGTCGTTACGCAGAGAATCTAGGAAATCTAAGTACGCTTGGTCGATATCGCCCGTTACATATTCACCGTTAAATACCGAAGTATCAAAACGAGAGATGTCTTGGTTACCCATACCTACTGCAGAGATTAAGTCTGGTAGCGTTTGGAAGATCAAAGCGTCTGCGCCAATCTGCTTACAAATCGTTTCGTTGTCACGACCATGAGCAATCAGCTCAGTTGCGCTCGGCATATCGATGCCGTAAACGTTAGGGAAGCGAACCTCTGGAGCAGCTGAAACCATGAAGACTTTGTTAGCGCCTGAATCACGTGCCATCTCAATGATTTGCTCTGATGTTGTGCCGCGAACAATAGAGTCATCAACCAATAGAACGTTCTTATCTTTAAACTCAGAACGGATTGCATTCAGCTTACGACGAACCGACTTCTTACGCTGTTGTTGACCAGGCATGATGAACGTACGACCAACATAACGGTTTTTCACGAAACCTTGACGGTATGGCTTATTGATCGCTTGAGCGATGCGTAGCGCAATATCGTTCGATGTTTCAGGAATTGGGATAACCACATCAATGTCTAAGTCTGCATACTCTTCTTTAATACGCTTACCTAGCATCTCACCCATCTCAACGCGTGCGCTGTAAACCGAGATTTTGTCGATGAATGAATCTGGACGTGCAAAGTATACAAACTCAAAGATACATGGGTTTAGTTGTGGGTTGTCTGCACATTGCTTAGTGAAAAGTTCACCGTCGAACGTTGCGTAGATAGCTTCACCCGGTGCTACGTCGCGCATGAAATCAAAACCAACAGCATCAAGTGCTACCGATTCAGATGCAACCATGTACTCTGTTTTACCATTAACTTCACGCTTACCAAGACACAGTGGACGAATACCATGTGGGTCACGGAATGCGATCATACCGTGGCCGATGATCATTGCCGTTACTGCGTAAGCACCACGAATCGTGCGGTGTACATTAGAGACAGCACGGAAAACGTCGTCAGAAGTCACGTTACCTTTAACGGTATCGATCTCATGAGCCAATACGTTCAGTAGAACTTCAGAGTCCGACGTTGTGTTTACATGACGACGGTCTTTCTCGAACAACTTCTCACGAACTTCGTTTGCATTCGTTAGGTTGCCGTTGTGAGCCAATGTGATGCCAAAAGGCGAGTTTACGTAGAAAGGCTGAGCTTCCGACGCGCTTGAGCTACCTGCTGTCGGGTAACGAACATGGCCAATACCAACGTTACCTTGGAGGCGTTGCATGTGTTTTGCTTCAAAAACATCTTTTACTAAACCGTTCGCCTTACGCAGACGGAAACGATTGCTTTCTATGGTACAAATACCAGCGGCATCTTGGCCACGATGCTGCAATACCGTTAAAGCGTCATAAATAGACTGGTTTACAGGTGTTGAACCCACGATTCCAACAATACCACACATGTCCTAATCCTCGATTTTTCGACATTAACTGGCGCTAGAGCGCGCCAGATAAGAAACTAGATGTTGCTTGTAAATGCTCGAAGAACGGCGCAATGATTCGACTAAACTCCGGAACCAACTGCGAATTCTTCCACCACTCAGAACTTGGGAATGCAGTAAACGCATCCATGAAAAACAACACTGCAGAAACAATCAAAACACCACGTAAGCCACCAAAGACGACACCGAGGATTCTGTCTGTACCTGACAGGCCTGTTTTCTGAACTAGCTGACCGATGACATAGTTAACTAAGGCACCAACAACTAACGTTGCAACAAACAATGCTGCTATCGCAGTTCCGTTTCGAAACATCTCATCTTCGATATTGGTGAAGTACATCGCTAATTTAGCGTAGTACTGGCTAGCAATGAAAAATGCTCCAAACCAAATTACGAGTGACAAGGCTTCTTTAGCGAAACCACGAACTAAACTGATCACGGCAGAGAAGCCGATCACGCCTAAAATGACAAAATCTAACCAATTCATGAATTCTTCATCTTAAGTTGGCGCGCATTTTAACAGAAAAAATGCTGACGCAAACGTTTTCTTATGGATTTAACGGTTTAAATTTGAGCAATTGGCCTTTTGAACCCGTAATTTTTTCTAATTCCTTAATTTGTCGCTCAAGTTTGGATTTAGACACATCCGGGCCAATAATTACTCGCGTAAAAGTTTTTTCTTGCTTGGTGTGAGCTTGGTAACCACGCTTCTGTAAATCCTTAACAACGTTTTTTGCGTTGTCAGCATTCTTTAAAGCCATCAATTGAATGATCCAAGCGCTGTCTTGGTATTCATTTTTTTCTGGTACCGGCTTAACCACCACTGCCACTTTGTCTGCTTCTTTTTCAGAAACCAACGCCGTTTGCGTATCTGAATTATCATCAACACCACTTTCGACCACTCGCTCAACCGGAGAGTCCGGTAGCGCTATCTGATCTTCAACAGGATCGAGTACTTCAAACACTTCAACATTACTATCAAGCTCTGGCTTAATCGGAATGCTTGCAAACTCTTCTTTATAGTGGAGCTTTTTACCATCGAGCACATCTGGCAATACAATCACGCCAATGGCCACTAAAATGATGGTGCCGACTAATCGGCTTTGGAATTTACTTGCCATTTAGTTTCCTTTTTTCTGCCAATGCTCCAAGACTTCGCCTACGGTATGGAAAGAACCGACCACCAACACAACATCATCGCCTTGAACAGAAGCTAAAGCCGCTTCAAACGCTGCGACAGGGTTTGAATACTGCTCTACGCCTTGAGGTAGGCTTTTACACAATTCAGCCGCTGTTGCTGCGCGTGGGCCTTGCAACGAAGCTGGATACCAATGTGTTGTGATAGGGGCTAATACTTCCAATGTCGCCGGAATATCTTTGTCATGAAGCATAGCGACTACAACGTGTAAATTTTTGCCTGCGTATTGCTTCGTTACTTGCTGTGCAAAATATTCGGCTGAATGTGGGTTATGTGCCACATCTAGAACAATCACCGGTTGATCGCTAATTTTCTGCATACGCCCTGGAAGCTGTGCGTTCTTCATACCATTAACGACATTCACATCACTGATGCTAAGTTCTGAAGTGCCCAATGCCATCAACGCGGTTGCTGCGTTTGGTAGCGGTAGGCTTGGAATAGGTAGAGATTCTAATTGGAATGCACCGCTGCGCCAGTTCCAAGTATCACCATCCACATCATAAGTGTATTGAATGCCTACTTGATAGAACTCAGCCTTAATATCATCAGCGTGCGCTGCAACCGTAGCCGGTGGCTTAGGTTGACCACAGATAGCTGGCTTACCACTACGATAAATACCCGCTTTCTCAAAGCCAATCACATTAATATCATCACCCAGCCAATCAACGTGGTCGACAGCCAAGCTCGTAATCACAGACACGTCATGATCAACGATATTCGTTGCATCTAAACGACCGCCTAGCCCTACTTCCAATAGAACGACATCGACCGCTTCCGTTTGAAATGCGCGTAACGCGGCTAAAGTGCCGTATTCGAAAAAGCTAAGACTGATTTCGCCACGTTCTTTCTCAATAAAATCGAAAGACTGAACCATCTTTTCATCAGAGAGATCTTGGCCGTTGATACGAACACGTTCGTTATAGCGAATTAAGTGAGGAGAGCTGTAGACACCAACAGAATAACCAGCATCCAATAGAATCGCTTCCATCAGGGCACACGTTGAGCCTTTGCCATTGGTTCCGGCAACAGTAATGACGTGTTGAGCAGGTTTGGTGAGGTTTGCCTTAGAGGCGACGGCCTGAGCTCGGTCTAATCCAAGATCAATAGCACTGGTGTGGATGTTTGATAAATAATCAAGCCACATCTCCAAAGAGGATGTGGCTTGAGGAATAGGTTGTTGACTCATCTAACTCATAACCATAATAAAGTTGGTTTGTTAGAAGGTACTTTACCCTTTTTCTGGCGCTTCTGGTACTTCATAAGTAGCTTCATTCGGTGAATCGTTCACAGAAACTACTAATGGTGAAGGCTGGTTGGTCATTTTAGCAACAAGGCTTGCAACGCGCTGACGCATCTCACGACGGTCAACGATCATGTCGATAGCACCGTGGTCTAGTAGGAACTCACTGCGTTGGAAACCTTCAGGAAGGTCTTCACGTACAGTTTGTTCGATTACACGACGTCCAGCGAAACCGATCAGTGCTTTTGGCTCACCAATGTTGATATCACCAAGCATTGCCAAACTTGCAGAAACACCACCCATTGTTGGATCAGTCATTACTGATACAAACGGTAGGCCTTTCGCAGATAAACGCTCTAGAGCAGCACTGGTTTTCGCCATTTGCATTAGAGACATAAGCGCCTCTTGCATACGCGCACCACCACTTGCAGAGAAACAAACTAAACCACAGTTGTTTTCAATTGCAGCATCAACCGCTTTAACAAAACGAGCACCTACAACAGAACCCATTGAGCCGCCCATGAATGAGAATTCAAAAGCACACGCTACGATAGGTAAACCAAGTAGTTCGCCTTTCATTGCAACTAGTGCGTCTGTCTCACCACTGTTTTTCTGTGCAGCAGAGATACGTTCTTTGTAACGCTTAGAATCTTTAAATTTCAGCTTATCTTGTGGCTCAAGATCAGTACCTAGTTCAACACGCTCACCTTTGTCTAGGAATGTATCCAGACGACGACGTGCTTTCATGCGCAT is a genomic window of Vibrio sp. ED004 containing:
- a CDS encoding YbaN family protein; its protein translation is MAGGLCIFLAVLGIVLPVLPTTPFLLLASACFMRSNPKVHKWMHEHKTLGPLLNNWYQHGAVTRQVKTRGVFFILLSFALSIYFAPIIWVKAFLICVLVILLTWFMRLPTHELVADSKENHYH
- the accD gene encoding acetyl-CoA carboxylase, carboxyltransferase subunit beta, with amino-acid sequence MSWLEKILEKSNIVTSRKASIPEGVWTKCTSCEQVLYHAELERNLEVCPKCDHHMRMKARRRLDTFLDKGERVELGTDLEPQDKLKFKDSKRYKERISAAQKNSGETDALVAMKGELLGLPIVACAFEFSFMGGSMGSVVGARFVKAVDAAIENNCGLVCFSASGGARMQEALMSLMQMAKTSAALERLSAKGLPFVSVMTDPTMGGVSASLAMLGDINIGEPKALIGFAGRRVIEQTVREDLPEGFQRSEFLLDHGAIDMIVDRREMRQRVASLVAKMTNQPSPLVVSVNDSPNEATYEVPEAPEKG
- a CDS encoding CvpA family protein, with the translated sequence MNWLDFVILGVIGFSAVISLVRGFAKEALSLVIWFGAFFIASQYYAKLAMYFTNIEDEMFRNGTAIAALFVATLVVGALVNYVIGQLVQKTGLSGTDRILGVVFGGLRGVLIVSAVLFFMDAFTAFPSSEWWKNSQLVPEFSRIIAPFFEHLQATSSFLSGAL
- the purF gene encoding amidophosphoribosyltransferase, with the protein product MCGIVGIVGSTPVNQSIYDALTVLQHRGQDAAGICTIESNRFRLRKANGLVKDVFEAKHMQRLQGNVGIGHVRYPTAGSSSASEAQPFYVNSPFGITLAHNGNLTNANEVREKLFEKDRRHVNTTSDSEVLLNVLAHEIDTVKGNVTSDDVFRAVSNVHRTIRGAYAVTAMIIGHGMIAFRDPHGIRPLCLGKREVNGKTEYMVASESVALDAVGFDFMRDVAPGEAIYATFDGELFTKQCADNPQLNPCIFEFVYFARPDSFIDKISVYSARVEMGEMLGKRIKEEYADLDIDVVIPIPETSNDIALRIAQAINKPYRQGFVKNRYVGRTFIMPGQQQRKKSVRRKLNAIRSEFKDKNVLLVDDSIVRGTTSEQIIEMARDSGANKVFMVSAAPEVRFPNVYGIDMPSATELIAHGRDNETICKQIGADALIFQTLPDLISAVGMGNQDISRFDTSVFNGEYVTGDIDQAYLDFLDSLRNDDSKVQREIQQDLANLELHNEGA
- a CDS encoding LysR family transcriptional regulator — its product is MKLDDLNLFRLVVENGSYTATSRKTMIPVATITRRIQALEDSLNLRLLNRHARKLSLTEAGERFFDECSPLLQRLSSTAEELTDVCKGASGKIRITAPSNLTKRMMMPMFSDFMTQYPDINIELMMNNQADQLDPTEWDVIFRVGPQRDSSLIARKISEVKDILIASPDYLAKNPAPSHAEELANHSLLKGYPLIKWQLSNSNEETVVNSEKGRFNANALNVVRQACSEGLGITLMPDVMIREYIEDGSLVQVLEDWSANPRDIYMLYNHKDHLPEKVRLFIDFVIAYHIH
- a CDS encoding response regulator, whose product is MYKTHSQPVMTSAQEVINQKCVMLVDDDPIFRRITSAYLDKIGYKVVEAENGLDALQKLRDSAPDLIVCDLSMPILDGIELVEELSLEYPSLPMIVVSATDDMSDVAKALRFGIKDFLAKPLEDHGHLGSAIANTLKDSYDNISDQRDFSSQWFCVDDGGEIPEDQELHWHLNYLQDNPSAAKDLLHALLPEKDTRQGSWCCSYRLLQSTEMMPLVFDYAWMMNGQFAFYLVDSSSSDNGSSASTLLVRALFHDYIRNRKDFNVDLKDIAEILEKGIECSKCATPVNALFGVANLAEGTISILPAGLDGHWSNGEMNQHIAAGERLGENCKKNFITRDLPIEQGCQLSLSLLGAASFSLDIHQGSTD
- a CDS encoding SPOR domain-containing protein; this translates as MASKFQSRLVGTIILVAIGVIVLPDVLDGKKLHYKEEFASIPIKPELDSNVEVFEVLDPVEDQIALPDSPVERVVESGVDDNSDTQTALVSEKEADKVAVVVKPVPEKNEYQDSAWIIQLMALKNADNAKNVVKDLQKRGYQAHTKQEKTFTRVIIGPDVSKSKLERQIKELEKITGSKGQLLKFKPLNP
- the folC gene encoding bifunctional tetrahydrofolate synthase/dihydrofolate synthase, encoding MSQQPIPQATSSLEMWLDYLSNIHTSAIDLGLDRAQAVASKANLTKPAQHVITVAGTNGKGSTCALMEAILLDAGYSVGVYSSPHLIRYNERVRINGQDLSDEKMVQSFDFIEKERGEISLSFFEYGTLAALRAFQTEAVDVVLLEVGLGGRLDATNIVDHDVSVITSLAVDHVDWLGDDINVIGFEKAGIYRSGKPAICGQPKPPATVAAHADDIKAEFYQVGIQYTYDVDGDTWNWRSGAFQLESLPIPSLPLPNAATALMALGTSELSISDVNVVNGMKNAQLPGRMQKISDQPVIVLDVAHNPHSAEYFAQQVTKQYAGKNLHVVVAMLHDKDIPATLEVLAPITTHWYPASLQGPRAATAAELCKSLPQGVEQYSNPVAAFEAALASVQGDDVVLVVGSFHTVGEVLEHWQKKGN